A region of Mesorhizobium sp. M3A.F.Ca.ET.080.04.2.1 DNA encodes the following proteins:
- a CDS encoding DUF952 domain-containing protein, whose product MSQIIYKIAPEALWREAEKQGRFKGAPVDIADGFIHFSTAAQVRETAAKHFAGQSDLLLIAIDGEKLGSALKYEVSRGGSLFPHLYAPLAVDAAIWVRPLALGADGSHQFPKLEDE is encoded by the coding sequence ATGTCTCAGATTATCTACAAGATCGCCCCCGAGGCTCTGTGGCGCGAGGCGGAGAAGCAAGGGCGCTTCAAGGGCGCGCCGGTCGACATCGCCGACGGCTTCATCCATTTCTCCACCGCCGCGCAGGTGCGCGAGACGGCGGCCAAGCATTTCGCCGGCCAGAGCGACCTTCTGCTGATCGCCATCGATGGCGAGAAATTGGGCTCGGCACTGAAATACGAGGTCTCGCGCGGCGGCTCGCTGTTCCCGCATCTCTATGCGCCGCTTGCTGTCGATGCGGCGATCTGGGTTCGCCCGCTGGCGCTCGGTGCGGATGGGTCGCATCAATTTCCGAAACTGGAGGACGAATGA
- the mscL gene encoding large conductance mechanosensitive channel protein MscL translates to MLKEFQEFISKGNVMDLAVGVIIGAAFGKIVDSLVNDIIMPIVGAIFGGLDFNNYFFGLSSNVHSPALADAKKEGAVFAYGSFITVVLNFLILAFIIFLMVKAVNNLRRRLEREKPAAPAAPPPADVQLLTEIRDLLARR, encoded by the coding sequence ATGCTGAAAGAATTCCAGGAATTCATCTCCAAGGGCAATGTGATGGACTTGGCCGTCGGCGTCATCATCGGCGCCGCTTTCGGCAAGATCGTCGATTCGCTGGTCAATGACATCATCATGCCGATCGTCGGAGCGATCTTCGGCGGGCTGGATTTCAACAACTACTTCTTCGGACTGTCCTCGAACGTCCACTCACCCGCGCTGGCTGACGCCAAGAAGGAGGGCGCTGTTTTCGCTTACGGCAGCTTCATCACCGTAGTGCTGAATTTCCTGATCCTTGCTTTCATCATCTTCCTCATGGTGAAGGCCGTGAACAATTTGCGCAGGAGGCTGGAGCGCGAGAAGCCCGCCGCGCCGGCCGCCCCGCCGCCGGCCGATGTGCAATTGCTGACCGAAATCCGCGACCTCCTCGCCAGGAGATAG
- a CDS encoding quinone-dependent dihydroorotate dehydrogenase, with amino-acid sequence MSMLDRIGQKLLFSFDPETAHGLSIAALRCGLPVASRAPHDARLEVRLCGLDFPNPLGMAAGYDKNAEVPDALLGLGFGFAEVGTITPLPQPGNPKPRIFRLTADEAVINRLGFNNEGHEAAERRLAARKRRGGIVGVNIGANKDSADRIGDYERGVTRFARYASYLTVNISSPNTPGLRNMQAREQLGELLSRVTAARAASSVQPPVFLKIAPDLVDAELEDVAAEVIEKKIEGVIVSNTTLARTGLRRTTAASETGGLSGRPLFERSTAVLARMRKLLGPEIAIIGVGGVDSAETALEKIRAGADLVQLYTGMIYAGPALPGRIVAGMVRLVEKERLKSIAALRDTRCQHWAAKSLS; translated from the coding sequence ATGAGCATGCTCGACCGGATCGGCCAGAAGCTGCTGTTCTCATTCGACCCCGAAACCGCGCATGGCCTGTCGATCGCGGCGCTGCGTTGCGGCCTGCCGGTGGCCTCACGGGCGCCGCACGATGCCCGGCTCGAGGTAAGGCTCTGCGGTCTCGATTTCCCCAACCCGCTCGGCATGGCCGCCGGTTACGACAAGAATGCCGAGGTGCCGGACGCGCTGCTTGGCCTCGGCTTCGGCTTCGCCGAGGTCGGGACCATCACGCCCCTGCCGCAGCCGGGCAATCCAAAGCCGCGCATCTTCCGGCTGACGGCGGACGAAGCGGTGATCAACCGGCTGGGTTTCAACAATGAGGGCCATGAGGCCGCCGAAAGGCGGCTTGCCGCGCGCAAAAGGCGCGGCGGCATCGTCGGCGTCAACATCGGCGCCAACAAGGACAGCGCCGACCGCATTGGCGACTACGAGCGCGGGGTGACGCGCTTTGCCCGCTATGCCAGCTACCTCACGGTCAACATCTCGTCCCCGAACACGCCGGGGCTGCGCAACATGCAGGCGCGCGAGCAGCTCGGCGAGCTTCTGTCGCGGGTGACGGCAGCGCGTGCGGCATCGTCGGTGCAGCCGCCTGTCTTCCTCAAGATCGCCCCGGACCTCGTGGACGCAGAACTGGAAGACGTTGCCGCCGAGGTCATCGAGAAGAAGATCGAAGGCGTCATCGTGTCCAACACGACGCTGGCGCGGACTGGATTGCGGCGCACGACCGCCGCCAGCGAGACCGGCGGGCTCTCGGGCAGGCCGCTGTTCGAGCGCTCGACGGCGGTGCTGGCCCGGATGCGCAAGCTGCTTGGCCCGGAGATCGCCATCATCGGCGTCGGCGGCGTCGACTCTGCCGAAACCGCGTTGGAAAAGATCCGCGCCGGCGCCGACCTCGTCCAGCTCTATACCGGCATGATCTATGCGGGTCCGGCGCTGCCGGGACGCATCGTTGCCGGCATGGTCCGCCTGGTTGAAAAGGAGCGCCTGAAGTCCATCGCAGCCTTGCGCGACACCAGGTGCCAGCACTGGGCCGCGAAGTCGCTCAGCTGA
- a CDS encoding response regulator transcription factor — protein MPSGYNFVIADDHPLFRGALKEALTGIGDVAAIHEAGDFESAKALVVANDEIDMVLLDLSMPGASGLSGLISLRGIHPSVPLVVVSAHDDPVTIRRALDLGASGFISKSASMEEIRSAVRAVLAGDIAAPAGIELGVERDPEISDLIKRLQALTPQQTRVLGMLAEGLLNKQIAYELGVSEATIKAHVSAILQKLGVDSRTQAVIQLSKIGGDPLQIAG, from the coding sequence TTGCCGTCGGGCTACAACTTCGTCATCGCCGACGACCATCCACTTTTTCGTGGTGCGCTGAAGGAAGCACTTACCGGCATCGGCGACGTTGCGGCCATCCACGAGGCCGGCGATTTCGAGAGCGCCAAGGCGCTGGTCGTCGCCAATGACGAGATCGACATGGTGCTGCTCGACCTGTCGATGCCAGGCGCCAGCGGCCTGTCGGGGCTGATCTCGCTGCGCGGCATCCATCCATCGGTGCCGCTGGTGGTGGTGTCGGCGCATGATGACCCCGTCACCATCCGTCGCGCGCTGGACCTTGGGGCTTCCGGCTTCATTTCCAAGTCGGCCAGCATGGAGGAGATACGTTCCGCCGTGCGGGCGGTGTTGGCCGGCGACATTGCCGCGCCCGCCGGCATCGAGCTTGGCGTCGAGCGCGATCCGGAAATCTCCGATCTGATCAAGCGGCTGCAGGCGCTGACGCCGCAGCAGACGCGCGTGCTCGGCATGTTGGCGGAAGGCCTGCTCAACAAGCAGATCGCCTATGAGCTCGGCGTCTCCGAAGCGACCATCAAGGCGCATGTCTCGGCTATCCTGCAGAAGCTCGGGGTCGACAGCCGCACCCAGGCGGTCATTCAGCTCTCGAAAATTGGCGGCGACCCGCTGCAGATAGCGGGCTGA
- a CDS encoding pyridoxal phosphate-dependent aminotransferase, with protein MTLIQNLRAEARAAPESGIVAVVNHGRLREGLIPLWAGEGDLPTPAFITDAAARGLAAGETFYTWQKGIPELRQALARYYARHFGKSCAEEEFIVTGSGMHAIQLAIDAVAGSGDEVVYLSPAWPNFAAAAGVAGAVPIAVTLDQSGNGWSCDVEKIAAAITPRTRALFVNTPSNPTGWTADRQTLQSILDLARQRGLWIIADEIYALFHYGGGRAPSFLDIATAEDRILFVNSFSKNWAMTGWRVGWIKTHPALQQVFENLIQYSTSGVAQFMQRGAVAALDEGDGFIAEQVERARAARDLVCNILGETGKARFTVPQGAFYLFFTVDGISDSRAAAFDIVDNANVGLAPGTAFGPGGEAFLRLCFHRRLDQLEEAAHRLARWMKTT; from the coding sequence ATGACCCTGATCCAGAACCTGCGCGCGGAAGCCCGCGCCGCGCCCGAAAGCGGCATTGTCGCAGTCGTCAACCATGGCCGCCTGCGCGAAGGCCTGATTCCGCTCTGGGCGGGTGAGGGCGATCTGCCGACGCCGGCCTTCATCACCGACGCCGCGGCCCGGGGACTGGCGGCGGGCGAGACCTTCTACACTTGGCAGAAGGGCATTCCCGAGCTTCGGCAGGCGCTTGCCCGCTATTACGCCAGACATTTCGGCAAGAGTTGCGCCGAGGAAGAATTCATCGTCACGGGATCCGGCATGCACGCCATCCAGCTGGCGATCGACGCGGTCGCCGGCAGCGGCGACGAGGTCGTCTACCTGTCGCCGGCCTGGCCGAACTTTGCCGCCGCCGCGGGCGTCGCCGGTGCCGTTCCGATCGCGGTCACGCTCGACCAGTCTGGCAATGGCTGGTCCTGCGATGTCGAAAAGATTGCCGCCGCGATCACGCCCAGGACGAGAGCGCTGTTCGTCAACACGCCCTCGAACCCGACCGGCTGGACCGCCGACAGGCAGACGCTGCAGTCGATCCTCGATCTTGCCCGTCAAAGAGGCTTGTGGATCATCGCCGATGAAATCTATGCGCTGTTCCACTACGGCGGCGGCCGCGCTCCATCCTTTCTCGACATTGCGACGGCGGAAGACCGGATCCTGTTCGTCAACAGCTTTTCCAAGAATTGGGCCATGACCGGCTGGCGCGTCGGCTGGATCAAGACCCATCCCGCCTTGCAGCAAGTATTCGAGAACCTGATCCAGTACTCGACCTCTGGCGTCGCCCAGTTCATGCAGCGCGGCGCGGTAGCGGCGCTTGACGAGGGCGACGGCTTCATCGCCGAGCAGGTCGAGCGCGCGCGGGCGGCCCGCGACCTCGTCTGCAATATCTTGGGGGAGACCGGCAAGGCGCGTTTCACCGTGCCGCAGGGCGCGTTCTATCTGTTCTTCACCGTCGACGGCATCAGCGATTCCCGCGCAGCCGCCTTCGACATCGTCGACAACGCCAATGTCGGTCTGGCGCCGGGCACGGCCTTCGGACCCGGCGGCGAAGCCTTCCTCAGGCTATGTTTCCACCGCCGCCTCGATCAGCTCGAGGAAGCGGCGCATCGCCTGGCGAGGTGGATGAAGACAACCTGA
- the galE gene encoding UDP-glucose 4-epimerase GalE, translating to MTVLVTGGAGYIGSHMVWELLDAGEDVVVLDRLSTGFEWAVAPEAKLVVGDVADRDLVSRIIRENKVDAIIHFAGSIVVPESVSDPLGYYENNTCKTRTLIETAVREGVPHFIFSSTAAVYGGAGLEPVREDAHLAPESPYGLSKLMSEWMLRDAAMAHDIRYTALRYFNVAGADPKGRTGQSTPGATHLIKVACETALGKRPFMQVFGNDYATPDGTCIRDYIHVSDLAAAHRLALQRLRDGGASLVANCGYSHGYSVLEVIDSVRRAFGRDFDVRMGDRRPGDAAAVVANSELARNELNWTPQRDDLDLIVNDALAWERILTGKNSARS from the coding sequence ATGACGGTTTTGGTGACGGGCGGTGCCGGCTATATCGGCAGCCATATGGTCTGGGAGCTTCTGGACGCCGGAGAGGACGTCGTCGTGCTCGACCGGCTTTCCACCGGCTTCGAATGGGCGGTGGCGCCGGAGGCGAAGCTGGTCGTCGGCGATGTCGCCGATCGCGATCTGGTCTCGCGTATCATCCGCGAAAACAAGGTCGACGCCATCATCCACTTCGCCGGTTCGATCGTCGTGCCGGAATCCGTCTCCGACCCGCTCGGCTATTACGAGAACAACACCTGCAAGACACGTACGCTGATCGAGACCGCAGTGCGTGAAGGCGTGCCGCATTTCATCTTTTCCTCCACCGCGGCCGTCTATGGCGGCGCCGGGCTGGAGCCGGTGCGCGAGGATGCGCATCTGGCACCGGAATCGCCCTATGGGCTTTCCAAGCTGATGAGCGAATGGATGCTGCGCGACGCGGCCATGGCGCATGACATCCGCTACACGGCGCTCCGCTATTTCAATGTCGCCGGCGCCGATCCGAAGGGCCGCACCGGCCAATCGACGCCGGGCGCCACGCATCTGATCAAGGTCGCTTGCGAGACCGCGCTCGGCAAGCGGCCCTTCATGCAGGTCTTCGGCAACGACTATGCGACGCCGGACGGCACCTGCATCCGCGACTATATCCATGTCAGTGACCTTGCGGCGGCGCACCGGCTGGCGCTGCAGCGGCTGCGCGACGGCGGCGCCAGCCTCGTCGCCAATTGCGGCTACAGCCACGGCTATTCGGTGCTGGAGGTGATCGACAGCGTCCGCCGCGCCTTCGGCCGTGATTTCGATGTTCGAATGGGCGATCGCCGCCCCGGCGACGCCGCAGCCGTCGTCGCCAATTCCGAACTCGCCCGCAACGAGCTCAATTGGACGCCGCAGCGCGACGATCTCGATCTGATCGTCAACGATGCGCTGGCCTGGGAGCGCATCCTG
- the hemA gene encoding 5-aminolevulinate synthase yields MNYQRFFEEAIDQLHAERRYRVFADLERIVGRFPRAVWRSNGRAQEITVWCSNDYLGMGQHGDVIAAFQSAAGKMGSGAGGTRNISGTSNPLVELEQELADLHGKEAALVFTSGFVSNEASISTIARLLPNCLIFSDELNHASMIEGVRRSGAEKKIFRHNDVAHLESLLQAAGRERAKLIVFESVYSMDGDIAPIKQIVELAERYNAMTYIDEVHAVGMYGPRGGGITEREGLAERIDVIEGTLAKAFGTLGGYISGRSAVIDAVRSYAPGFIFTTALPPAIAAAATASIQHLKRSQAEREAQQRQAARTKQVLAAAGLPVMESATHIVPVLVGDPELCKMASDRLLGVHGIYIQPINYPTVPRGTERLRITPTPFHSDALIAELQDALVETWDALGIPYASAGRPAVAKSERIIPLLVPKSGG; encoded by the coding sequence ATGAACTACCAGCGGTTCTTCGAGGAAGCGATCGACCAGCTCCATGCGGAGCGGCGCTACCGCGTCTTCGCCGATCTCGAGCGTATCGTCGGCCGCTTTCCGCGCGCCGTCTGGCGTTCCAACGGCCGCGCCCAGGAAATCACCGTCTGGTGCTCCAACGACTATCTCGGCATGGGCCAGCACGGCGATGTCATCGCCGCCTTCCAGTCGGCGGCCGGCAAGATGGGCTCGGGCGCCGGCGGCACCCGCAACATCTCCGGCACCTCCAACCCGCTGGTCGAGCTCGAGCAGGAGCTCGCCGACCTGCACGGCAAGGAAGCGGCGCTGGTCTTCACCTCCGGCTTCGTTTCCAACGAGGCCTCGATCTCGACCATCGCCAGGCTGTTGCCCAACTGCCTGATCTTCTCCGACGAATTGAACCACGCCTCGATGATCGAGGGGGTGCGCCGCTCGGGCGCCGAGAAGAAGATCTTCCGCCACAACGACGTCGCCCATCTGGAGAGCCTGCTGCAGGCGGCCGGGCGCGAGCGCGCCAAGCTGATCGTGTTCGAGAGCGTCTATTCGATGGACGGCGACATCGCGCCGATCAAGCAGATCGTCGAGCTGGCCGAGCGCTACAACGCCATGACCTATATCGACGAGGTGCATGCGGTCGGCATGTACGGGCCGCGCGGCGGCGGCATCACCGAGCGCGAAGGGCTGGCCGAGCGCATCGACGTCATCGAGGGCACCTTGGCCAAGGCCTTCGGCACGCTGGGCGGCTACATCAGCGGCCGCAGCGCGGTCATCGACGCGGTGCGCTCCTATGCGCCCGGCTTCATCTTCACCACCGCGCTGCCGCCGGCGATCGCGGCGGCCGCCACCGCCTCGATCCAGCATCTGAAGCGCTCGCAGGCCGAGCGCGAGGCGCAGCAGCGCCAGGCGGCGCGGACCAAGCAGGTGCTGGCCGCGGCCGGGCTGCCGGTGATGGAATCGGCCACCCACATCGTGCCGGTGCTGGTCGGCGATCCGGAGCTGTGCAAGATGGCCAGCGACCGCCTGCTCGGCGTGCACGGCATCTATATCCAGCCGATCAACTATCCGACGGTGCCGCGCGGCACCGAGCGGCTGCGCATCACGCCGACCCCGTTCCATTCCGACGCGCTGATCGCCGAGCTGCAGGACGCGCTGGTCGAGACCTGGGACGCGCTCGGCATCCCTTATGCCTCGGCGGGACGGCCGGCCGTCGCCAAGAGCGAGCGCATCATTCCGTTGCTGGTGCCGAAGTCGGGCGGCTGA
- a CDS encoding PAS domain-containing hybrid sensor histidine kinase/response regulator, which yields MQGWFVVIIAIAYVTLLFAIASIGDRRAAAASLGRGRPFIYALSLAIYCTSWTFFGSVGLSSERGLEFLGIYTGPALVFVFGFPLLNRIVRLAKTEKITSIADFLGARYGKSFIVAAIATLIATIGAVPYMALQLKAISGSVRLMVEHYTGSPPSFDPFVSDISLVVAMLLALFAVLFGTRHADATEHQDGLVLAVAVETVVKLAAFLAIGLMVAFLIFGGPGDMLKTLAANGQVRQAMGYSTSLATWLVLTTLSGFAVLMLPRQFYVTVVENRSEAELRTATWVFPLYLVAINLFVLPIAFAGLSLVGSRTSSDLYVLSLPLFSGHDVLAMIAFIGGLSAATAMVIVESVALSIMISNDLVIPLFVRRLLKTTNSENEDWSTLILNVRRASIFIMLFIAFLYYRESTNSARLSSIGLMSFAAIAQFAPALIGGLIWRRANGRGAALGMVAGILVWGYTLLLPSLAAADTGIVVHGLFGFEALRPQALFGTVGEPLNHGVLWSLSVNTLFFVLGSLSRASVPLERIQAAIFVPRDAGPMPSLRRFRTAVTVNDLKDTISRYLGVERTERSFQSFEKNANVSLHGKEQASMDVIRFSEQLLASAVGSSSARLILSLLFRRNDRDSKDAFRLLDDATEALQHNRDLLQIALDQMEQGITVFDRDFRLICWNRQYRALFDLPDEMGQVGVSLDRILHHLAERGDIPADQRVAMLNRLTSFAGPWQMELKTSGRILELRSNPMPDGGIVATYADISGRVEQDLALKRANESLEQRVRSRTAELTLVNEELAQAQMLAEEANLGKTRFLAAAGHDILQPLNAARLYCASLIEKAGKGPAGKAAVNIESSLESVETILGAVLDISRLDAGAMKPEDTAFSLDGLLQQIGNDFRPLAAEKKLALTIIPSSLGVVTDRKLLRRLIQNLVSNAIKYTRKGRILVGVRRRGGLAEIQVIDTGIGIASDKLNTVFHEFTRLDEGAREAEGLGLGLSIVDRIARVLRLEIRIFSTPGKGTRFSVILPAVAVAAPASEARNAPARPASSLAGLSVLCIDNDTRILDGMRLLLEGWGCSVATASGSEDLVLPGAARPDIVLADYHLDGGTGLDAIAELRAAHGQDLPCVLITADRSSEVRAAAGELEVPVINKPIKPAVLRSMMARVRPLASAAE from the coding sequence GTGCAAGGCTGGTTCGTCGTCATCATCGCGATCGCCTATGTGACGCTGCTTTTCGCGATCGCGAGCATCGGTGACCGGCGCGCCGCGGCCGCCAGTCTCGGCCGGGGGCGGCCCTTCATCTATGCGCTCAGCCTCGCCATCTACTGCACCTCCTGGACGTTTTTCGGCTCGGTCGGGCTGTCCTCCGAGCGCGGCCTCGAATTCCTCGGCATCTATACCGGGCCGGCGCTGGTGTTCGTGTTCGGCTTTCCCCTGCTCAATCGTATCGTCCGGCTGGCCAAGACCGAGAAGATCACCTCGATCGCCGACTTTCTCGGCGCCCGCTACGGCAAGAGCTTCATCGTGGCGGCGATCGCGACGCTGATCGCGACGATCGGCGCCGTGCCCTACATGGCGCTGCAGCTGAAGGCCATCTCGGGATCGGTCCGCCTGATGGTCGAGCACTATACCGGCTCGCCGCCTTCCTTCGACCCGTTCGTCAGCGACATCTCGCTGGTGGTCGCGATGCTGCTGGCCTTGTTCGCGGTGCTGTTCGGCACCCGCCATGCCGACGCCACCGAGCACCAGGACGGGCTGGTGCTGGCGGTCGCGGTCGAGACCGTGGTCAAGCTCGCCGCCTTCCTCGCCATCGGCCTGATGGTCGCCTTCCTGATCTTCGGCGGGCCGGGCGACATGCTGAAGACACTCGCGGCCAACGGCCAGGTGCGGCAGGCCATGGGCTACAGCACCTCATTGGCCACCTGGCTGGTGCTGACGACCTTAAGCGGCTTTGCCGTGCTGATGCTGCCGCGCCAGTTCTATGTCACCGTCGTCGAGAACCGCAGCGAGGCCGAGTTGCGCACCGCGACCTGGGTATTCCCGCTTTACCTGGTGGCGATCAACCTGTTCGTGCTGCCGATTGCCTTTGCGGGCCTGTCGCTGGTCGGCAGCAGGACCAGCAGCGATCTCTATGTCTTGTCGCTGCCGCTGTTCAGCGGCCATGACGTGCTGGCGATGATCGCATTCATCGGCGGTCTGTCGGCAGCGACCGCCATGGTCATCGTCGAGAGCGTGGCGCTGTCGATCATGATCTCCAACGATCTCGTCATCCCGCTGTTCGTGCGCCGCCTGCTGAAGACGACCAACTCCGAGAACGAGGACTGGTCGACGCTGATCCTCAACGTGCGGCGGGCGTCGATCTTCATCATGCTGTTCATCGCCTTCCTCTATTACCGAGAGAGCACAAACAGCGCGCGACTCTCTTCGATCGGGCTGATGTCGTTTGCCGCCATCGCGCAATTCGCGCCGGCCTTGATCGGCGGCCTGATCTGGCGCCGCGCCAACGGCCGGGGTGCCGCGCTCGGCATGGTCGCCGGCATATTGGTGTGGGGCTATACGTTGCTTCTGCCTTCACTGGCGGCTGCCGACACCGGCATTGTCGTCCACGGCCTGTTCGGCTTCGAAGCGCTCAGGCCGCAGGCATTGTTCGGCACCGTCGGCGAACCGCTGAACCACGGCGTGCTCTGGAGCCTATCGGTCAACACGCTGTTCTTCGTGCTGGGATCGCTGTCCCGCGCCTCCGTGCCGCTGGAGCGCATCCAGGCGGCGATCTTCGTGCCGCGCGACGCGGGTCCGATGCCGAGCCTGCGCCGCTTCCGCACCGCCGTCACCGTCAACGACCTCAAGGACACGATCTCGCGCTATCTCGGCGTCGAGCGGACCGAGCGCTCCTTCCAGTCCTTCGAGAAGAACGCGAACGTCTCGCTGCACGGCAAGGAGCAGGCCAGCATGGACGTCATCCGCTTCTCCGAGCAGTTGCTGGCGAGCGCCGTCGGCTCGTCCTCGGCGCGGCTGATCCTGTCGCTGCTGTTCCGCCGCAACGACCGCGATTCCAAGGACGCTTTCCGTCTGCTCGACGACGCCACCGAGGCGCTGCAGCACAATCGCGATCTGTTGCAGATCGCGCTCGACCAGATGGAGCAAGGCATCACCGTCTTCGATCGCGATTTCCGGCTGATCTGCTGGAACCGCCAATACCGGGCACTGTTCGACCTGCCGGACGAAATGGGCCAGGTCGGGGTGTCGCTCGACCGGATCCTGCACCACCTTGCCGAGCGCGGCGATATCCCCGCCGACCAGCGGGTCGCGATGCTCAACCGGCTGACCAGCTTCGCCGGTCCCTGGCAGATGGAGCTGAAGACCAGCGGCCGCATCCTGGAGCTTCGCTCCAACCCTATGCCGGACGGCGGCATCGTCGCGACCTACGCCGACATTTCCGGCCGCGTCGAGCAGGACCTGGCGCTGAAGCGGGCCAATGAATCGCTGGAGCAGCGGGTCAGGAGCCGCACCGCCGAGCTCACCCTGGTCAACGAGGAGCTGGCACAGGCGCAAATGCTGGCCGAGGAAGCCAATCTCGGCAAGACGCGGTTTCTGGCCGCCGCCGGCCACGACATCCTGCAGCCGCTCAATGCCGCCCGGCTTTATTGCGCCTCGCTGATCGAAAAGGCCGGCAAGGGACCGGCCGGCAAGGCGGCGGTCAACATCGAGTCCTCCCTGGAATCCGTCGAGACCATCCTTGGCGCCGTGCTCGACATCTCCCGGCTCGATGCCGGGGCGATGAAGCCCGAGGACACCGCCTTCAGCCTTGACGGGCTGCTGCAGCAGATCGGCAACGATTTCCGCCCGCTCGCCGCCGAGAAGAAGCTTGCCCTGACGATCATCCCCTCATCGCTCGGCGTGGTGACCGACCGCAAGCTGTTGCGCCGGCTGATCCAGAACCTGGTCTCCAACGCCATCAAATACACGCGAAAGGGACGCATCCTGGTCGGTGTGCGGCGGCGCGGCGGACTGGCCGAGATCCAGGTGATCGACACCGGCATCGGCATCGCCAGCGACAAGCTGAACACGGTGTTCCACGAGTTCACGCGACTGGACGAAGGCGCGCGCGAGGCCGAGGGCCTCGGGCTCGGACTCTCGATCGTCGACCGCATCGCCCGCGTGCTCAGGCTCGAGATCCGCATCTTCTCCACCCCAGGCAAAGGCACGCGTTTCTCCGTCATCTTGCCCGCGGTTGCGGTCGCTGCACCGGCGAGCGAGGCCAGGAACGCGCCGGCACGGCCTGCCTCCTCGCTTGCCGGCCTCAGCGTGCTCTGCATCGACAACGACACGCGTATCCTCGACGGCATGCGGCTCTTGCTCGAGGGCTGGGGCTGCTCGGTGGCGACGGCTTCCGGATCAGAAGATCTGGTGTTGCCCGGCGCCGCAAGGCCCGACATCGTGCTGGCCGACTACCACCTCGATGGCGGCACCGGACTTGACGCGATCGCCGAGCTGCGCGCCGCTCACGGCCAGGACCTGCCCTGCGTGCTGATCACCGCCGACCGCTCCAGCGAGGTCCGCGCGGCCGCGGGCGAGCTCGAGGTGCCGGTGATCAACAAGCCGATCAAGCCGGCGGTGCTGCGCTCGATGATGGCCAGAGTGAGGCCGCTGGCCTCGGCGGCCGAGTGA
- a CDS encoding MATE family efflux transporter yields the protein MDATQADTRSFAVTNRSVLAIAVPMTLAYLTTPLLGIVDTAVVGQFGDAALLGGLAAGSLVFDVVFASFNFLRSGTTGLVAQAFGRGDALEEQAVLWRALLIAVVAGIVLAVLAPLVATIGQWFMAAEPRVSAAMSIYIRIRLLAAPFSLVNYAILGYVLGRGEGGLGLMLQLVLNGINIVLCILLGLELSWGVAGVAWATVSGEFLAMLLGLAIVLMRFRKLERPSRRRVLDLPAYRRMLSLNRDIMIRSFSLLAAFALFTRQGAQFGTVMLAANAVLMNFFLIAGYFLDGFATAAEQLAGRAIGARARTAFKQAVRLTLAWGFGLAAAASLILLSAGADLVALVTTSPEVRAVADIYLPWAAFTALSGVLAFQMDGVFIGATWSRDMRNMMLLSFLAFSGALITLAPAFGNNGLWAALHVFLLVRGLSLLAMLPLRARTAFS from the coding sequence TTGGATGCGACCCAGGCCGACACCAGATCCTTCGCCGTCACCAACCGTTCGGTGCTGGCGATCGCCGTGCCGATGACGCTTGCCTATCTGACGACGCCGTTGCTCGGCATTGTCGATACGGCGGTGGTCGGCCAGTTCGGCGATGCGGCGCTGCTCGGCGGCCTGGCGGCGGGATCGCTGGTCTTCGATGTCGTCTTCGCCTCGTTCAATTTCCTGCGCTCAGGGACCACCGGACTTGTCGCCCAGGCCTTCGGACGCGGCGACGCGCTTGAGGAGCAGGCGGTGCTGTGGCGTGCCCTGCTGATCGCGGTCGTTGCCGGCATCGTGCTGGCGGTGCTTGCGCCGCTGGTCGCGACCATCGGGCAGTGGTTCATGGCCGCCGAGCCGCGCGTCAGCGCTGCGATGTCGATCTATATCCGCATCAGGCTGCTCGCCGCTCCCTTCTCCCTCGTCAACTACGCCATACTGGGTTACGTGCTGGGACGCGGCGAGGGCGGGTTGGGGCTGATGCTGCAGTTGGTGCTCAACGGCATCAACATCGTTCTTTGCATTCTGCTCGGTCTCGAACTCAGCTGGGGTGTCGCCGGCGTCGCCTGGGCGACGGTCAGCGGCGAATTTCTGGCGATGTTGCTTGGCCTTGCCATCGTGTTGATGCGCTTTCGGAAGTTGGAGCGTCCGTCGCGCCGTCGCGTCCTCGACCTGCCGGCCTATCGCCGCATGCTGTCGCTCAACCGCGATATCATGATCCGCTCCTTCTCGCTGCTTGCCGCCTTCGCGCTGTTCACCCGGCAAGGCGCGCAGTTCGGCACAGTGATGCTCGCCGCCAACGCCGTGCTGATGAACTTCTTCCTGATCGCAGGTTATTTCCTCGACGGCTTCGCCACTGCCGCGGAGCAGCTGGCCGGCCGCGCCATCGGCGCGCGGGCCAGGACGGCGTTCAAGCAAGCCGTGCGGCTGACGTTGGCCTGGGGTTTCGGCCTGGCGGCCGCAGCCAGCCTTATTCTGCTGAGCGCCGGTGCCGACCTGGTCGCGCTGGTGACCACCTCGCCGGAGGTTCGCGCCGTCGCCGACATCTATCTGCCCTGGGCCGCCTTCACCGCGCTGAGTGGTGTGCTGGCCTTTCAGATGGACGGCGTCTTCATCGGCGCGACCTGGTCGCGCGACATGCGCAACATGATGCTGCTGTCGTTCCTGGCCTTCAGCGGGGCGCTGATCACGTTGGCGCCGGCCTTCGGCAACAATGGCCTCTGGGCAGCGCTGCACGTGTTTCTGCTGGTCCGGGGCTTGAGCCTGCTGGCGATGCTGCCGCTGCGAGCGCGAACGGCGTTCAGCTGA